From the genome of Coleofasciculaceae cyanobacterium, one region includes:
- a CDS encoding aldo/keto reductase — protein MERRSVLKWLGGFTAGILLSTQAEAQDKTPTDRLGKLLPLRTLGRTGEAVTMLGVGGAHVGGMSSERDAQETIEIALEGGVRFFDTAESYQSGGSETRYGKLLTPQYRDVIYLMTKSTASNADDARLHLEGSLRRLNTDYLDLWQVHSVNDPQDVDGRVANGVFEVMAEAKESGKVRHLGFTGHYQPDALLRVMESNIFDTCQMPVNLADPNYSSFIKQVMPQLIERNIGVLAMKSLANGGFFGGSSHGQSGDNPKIVPNRVSIAEAINFTWSLPVSVLITGANDPEQMQEKVDLANSFTVMDESQRQALIDKVADLAGTTVEFYKA, from the coding sequence ATGGAGCGACGTTCAGTACTCAAATGGCTAGGAGGTTTTACGGCTGGAATCTTGCTTTCTACTCAAGCCGAGGCTCAAGATAAGACTCCCACAGATCGCTTAGGTAAATTATTGCCTCTTAGAACTTTGGGGCGAACGGGTGAAGCGGTAACGATGCTAGGCGTAGGGGGAGCGCACGTTGGAGGGATGAGCAGCGAACGGGATGCTCAAGAAACTATTGAAATTGCCCTTGAAGGTGGAGTTAGGTTTTTCGATACTGCTGAGTCGTATCAGTCTGGTGGTAGTGAAACTCGTTACGGTAAATTGCTCACGCCTCAATATCGAGATGTTATTTACTTAATGACTAAAAGCACCGCTAGCAATGCGGATGATGCTCGTCTTCACCTAGAAGGATCTCTACGTAGGTTGAATACTGATTATCTGGACTTATGGCAGGTACATTCGGTAAATGATCCTCAAGATGTTGATGGACGCGTTGCTAATGGAGTGTTTGAAGTAATGGCAGAAGCCAAAGAATCAGGCAAGGTTCGGCATCTTGGCTTTACTGGTCATTATCAACCCGATGCGCTATTACGAGTTATGGAATCTAATATTTTCGATACTTGTCAAATGCCCGTAAACCTTGCCGATCCTAACTATTCCAGCTTTATCAAACAGGTAATGCCGCAACTAATCGAACGCAATATAGGTGTATTAGCCATGAAGTCTTTAGCAAATGGCGGCTTTTTTGGTGGTTCTTCTCATGGACAAAGCGGAGATAATCCGAAGATTGTGCCGAACCGAGTTAGCATTGCTGAGGCAATTAATTTTACTTGGTCTTTACCCGTGAGTGTTTTAATTACAGGCGCAAACGATCCCGAACAGATGCAGGAAAAAGTCGATCTGGCTAATTCTTTTACTGTTATGGATGAATCTCAACGCCAAGCTTTGATCGATAAAGTTGCCGATCTCGCAGGAACTACAGTAGAGTTCTACAAAGCTTAG
- the hemF gene encoding oxygen-dependent coproporphyrinogen oxidase, with product MAVINTNPANTQASRSGESNTPSKPPADSKERVSQFMKQLQDEICAGLEQVDGGGKFKEDSWEREEGGGGRSRVLLDGGILEQGGVNFSEVWGSQLPASILKQRPEAEGHGFYATGTSMVLHPRSPYIPTVHLNYRYFEAGPVWWFGGGADLTPYYPFAEDAAHFHRTYKESCDRHHPEYHSVFKYWCDEYFYLKHRQETRGVGGLFFDYQDGTGELYKGPHPDKAAAEYSNKLGEIEHRSWTDIFSFIQDCGKSFLPAYLPIIERRKDMEYGERQRNFQLYRRGRYVEFNLVYDRGTIFGLQTNGRTESILMSLPPLVRWQYNYQPEPNTPEAELYETFLKPQDWVNWEA from the coding sequence ATGGCCGTTATAAATACTAATCCAGCTAATACTCAAGCTTCGCGTTCAGGTGAATCGAATACACCTTCAAAACCTCCTGCGGACTCGAAAGAAAGAGTAAGCCAGTTTATGAAACAGCTACAGGATGAAATTTGTGCTGGCTTAGAACAGGTTGATGGAGGAGGAAAATTTAAAGAAGATAGCTGGGAGAGAGAAGAAGGGGGTGGCGGGCGATCGCGCGTACTCTTAGACGGAGGTATCTTAGAACAGGGTGGCGTAAATTTTTCGGAAGTTTGGGGGAGTCAATTGCCTGCTTCAATCCTCAAGCAACGTCCCGAAGCAGAAGGACATGGCTTTTATGCCACGGGGACATCAATGGTATTGCATCCCCGTAGTCCTTATATTCCCACGGTTCATTTGAATTATCGTTACTTTGAGGCTGGCCCCGTTTGGTGGTTTGGGGGTGGTGCAGATCTGACTCCTTACTATCCTTTTGCCGAAGATGCTGCCCATTTTCATCGAACCTATAAAGAAAGTTGCGATCGCCATCATCCTGAATACCATTCTGTGTTTAAGTACTGGTGCGATGAGTATTTTTATCTTAAACATCGTCAGGAAACTAGAGGAGTTGGCGGATTATTTTTTGACTATCAAGATGGTACAGGAGAACTATATAAAGGTCCTCATCCTGATAAAGCAGCAGCGGAATATAGTAACAAGTTGGGAGAGATTGAACATCGCAGTTGGACAGATATCTTTAGCTTTATTCAAGACTGTGGTAAAAGCTTCTTACCCGCTTATCTGCCAATTATTGAAAGACGCAAAGACATGGAATATGGCGAAAGACAGCGTAACTTTCAGCTATACCGTCGCGGACGCTATGTAGAATTCAACTTAGTATACGATCGCGGTACTATTTTTGGCTTGCAGACCAACGGACGTACTGAATCTATTTTGATGTCTTTACCGCCTCTGGTTCGTTGGCAATATAATTACCAACCAGAACCCAACACCCCTGAAGCAGAACTATACGAGACATTTCTTAAGCCTCAAGATTGGGTCAATTGGGAAGCATAA
- a CDS encoding MAPEG family protein gives MNLSVSLILLYSIVGAVILTYAPFLVVAWGRLQVGYNQSAPRAMFDKLPAYAQRATWAHQNSFEALTIYGLAALMAYVTGVESDWAKIAAIAFIVARLLYSVFYISNIALGRSLMFALGSLSGWTLFALSILRVMN, from the coding sequence ATGAACTTATCCGTTAGCTTAATTTTGCTTTACTCCATAGTTGGAGCGGTTATTTTAACTTATGCCCCTTTTTTAGTGGTAGCTTGGGGACGATTACAGGTTGGTTACAATCAATCAGCACCTCGTGCTATGTTTGACAAACTTCCTGCTTATGCTCAAAGAGCTACTTGGGCGCATCAGAATAGTTTTGAAGCTTTGACCATTTATGGTTTGGCTGCGCTGATGGCTTACGTTACTGGAGTAGAATCAGACTGGGCAAAAATTGCCGCGATCGCCTTTATTGTAGCCCGATTGCTCTATTCTGTATTCTATATTTCAAATATTGCTTTAGGGCGATCGCTGATGTTTGCGCTCGGTTCTTTGTCTGGTTGGACTCTATTTGCTCTGAGTATCTTGCGGGTGATGAATTAG